The following proteins come from a genomic window of Geothrix edaphica:
- a CDS encoding acyl-CoA dehydrogenase family protein: MAETSSLAVRGGSFMFHPAGTLPQFTPEESSEEARAIAEAARDFMNGEIMPRDEEIDRLDLELTRDLLAKAGDLGILGMEVPEAYGGLDLDKKTALLVLEEMARHASFSTSYTAHTSIGTMPIVYFGSHEQKAKYLPRLASGEWCAAYALTEAGSGSDALGAKTTAVLQDGHWVLNGTKAWITNAGFADVFVIFAKINGSHLSAFIVEKTDPGISTGAEEKKLGIKGSSTRTVILDNCRIPEDRLLGGKGKGARIALGILNVGRFKLGASSVGAGKRVLEYTLKYAGERTQFGKPLTAFGLIQQKLANMAVRIFVGESMSFRTIGYLDDALAHTSWESETGGADKMKAIDEYAVEASMSKVWGSEALFATADDSVQTFGGAGFSTEYPAEKIYRDCRINRIFEGTNEINRLLIAGTFLKRCGGTDGLPLAEAAGTPPALPEDALQATVALAKARALKVIARAQAEHGPKILDNQEAAAHISNLLLELYAMESAVVRAGKMAAAGHRWAALARDLAEVYAQEAWNRVQSEARMLAGELASGEELDALMAELLAMRAPAPAPLSALRNRIAQALMEQGRYPIG; encoded by the coding sequence ATGGCCGAGACCAGCAGCCTTGCCGTGCGCGGCGGCAGTTTCATGTTCCACCCCGCGGGCACCCTGCCCCAGTTCACCCCCGAGGAGAGCAGCGAGGAGGCCCGGGCCATCGCCGAAGCCGCCCGCGACTTCATGAACGGCGAGATCATGCCCCGGGACGAGGAGATCGACCGCCTCGACCTGGAGCTCACCCGCGACCTGCTGGCCAAGGCCGGGGACCTGGGCATCCTGGGCATGGAGGTGCCCGAGGCCTACGGCGGCCTGGACCTGGACAAGAAGACCGCCCTGCTGGTGCTGGAGGAGATGGCCCGGCATGCCAGCTTCTCCACCAGCTACACCGCGCACACCAGCATCGGCACCATGCCCATCGTCTACTTCGGGAGCCACGAGCAGAAGGCCAAGTACCTGCCCAGGTTGGCCAGCGGCGAGTGGTGCGCGGCCTACGCCCTGACCGAAGCCGGCAGCGGTTCCGACGCCCTGGGGGCCAAGACCACCGCCGTGCTGCAGGACGGCCACTGGGTGCTGAACGGCACCAAGGCCTGGATCACCAACGCGGGCTTCGCCGATGTCTTCGTGATCTTCGCCAAGATCAACGGCAGCCACCTCAGTGCCTTCATCGTCGAGAAGACCGACCCCGGCATCAGCACCGGGGCCGAGGAAAAGAAGCTGGGCATCAAGGGCAGTTCCACCCGCACCGTGATCCTCGACAACTGCCGCATCCCCGAGGACCGGCTGCTGGGCGGCAAGGGCAAGGGCGCCCGCATCGCCCTGGGCATCCTGAACGTGGGCCGCTTCAAGCTGGGCGCCAGCTCCGTCGGGGCCGGCAAGCGGGTGCTGGAATACACCCTGAAATATGCCGGCGAGCGCACCCAGTTCGGCAAGCCCCTCACGGCCTTCGGCCTCATCCAGCAGAAGCTGGCGAACATGGCCGTTCGGATCTTCGTGGGCGAGAGCATGAGCTTCCGCACCATCGGCTACCTGGACGACGCCCTGGCCCACACCAGCTGGGAGAGCGAGACCGGCGGCGCCGACAAGATGAAGGCCATCGACGAGTACGCGGTGGAGGCCTCCATGTCCAAGGTGTGGGGCAGCGAGGCCCTCTTCGCCACGGCCGACGACTCCGTGCAGACCTTCGGCGGAGCCGGCTTCAGCACCGAGTACCCCGCCGAGAAGATCTACCGCGACTGCCGCATCAACCGCATCTTCGAGGGCACCAACGAGATCAACCGCCTGCTCATCGCGGGCACCTTCCTCAAGCGCTGCGGCGGCACGGACGGCCTGCCCCTGGCCGAGGCCGCCGGGACGCCCCCCGCCCTGCCTGAGGACGCCCTCCAGGCCACCGTGGCCCTGGCCAAGGCCCGCGCCCTCAAAGTGATCGCCCGGGCCCAGGCGGAGCACGGCCCGAAGATCCTCGACAACCAGGAGGCCGCAGCCCACATCAGCAACCTGCTGCTGGAGCTCTACGCCATGGAATCGGCCGTGGTCCGCGCCGGGAAGATGGCGGCCGCCGGCCACCGCTGGGCGGCCCTGGCCCGGGATCTGGCCGAGGTCTATGCGCAGGAGGCCTGGAACCGCGTGCAGTCTGAAGCCCGCATGCTGGCCGGCGAGCTGGCCTCCGGCGAGGAACTGGATGCGCTCATGGCGGAGCTGCTCGCCATGCGCGCCCCGGCGCCGGCGCCCCTGTCGGCCTTGCGGAACCGCATCGCCCAGGCCCTCATGGAGCAGGGGCGGTACCCCATCGGCTGA
- a CDS encoding ATP-binding protein — MKIAFIGTHGVGKTTLCYELAAALKREGVHVDIVKEVARLSPLPINQKTSLEAQTWIFLTQMAEEIRSGSQHDAVVCDRSVLDNYAYMMLAFGRQLPIERFMHHWMKSYDLLFKVPFTGHLAADGVRDTDTFFAESIDQLVDKLLEERSIPFERLEPGNRPGWIHRVKEVVLSHPKGQKRLL, encoded by the coding sequence ATGAAGATCGCTTTCATCGGCACCCACGGCGTGGGCAAGACCACGCTCTGCTACGAGCTGGCCGCGGCCCTCAAGCGGGAGGGGGTCCACGTGGACATCGTGAAGGAGGTCGCGCGGCTCTCCCCCCTGCCCATCAACCAGAAGACCTCGCTGGAGGCCCAGACCTGGATCTTCCTGACGCAAATGGCTGAGGAGATCCGCTCCGGCAGCCAGCACGACGCGGTGGTCTGCGACCGCAGCGTGCTGGACAACTACGCCTACATGATGCTGGCCTTCGGCCGCCAGCTGCCCATCGAGCGGTTCATGCACCACTGGATGAAGAGCTACGACCTGCTCTTCAAGGTGCCCTTCACTGGCCATCTGGCGGCGGACGGCGTGCGGGACACGGACACCTTCTTCGCCGAATCCATCGACCAGCTGGTGGACAAGCTCCTGGAGGAGCGGTCCATCCCCTTCGAGCGCCTAGAGCCCGGAAACCGCCCGGGCTGGATCCATCGGGTGAAGGAGGTGGTCCTGAGCCACCCCAAGGGGCAGAAGCGGCTGCTCTGA
- a CDS encoding PAS domain S-box protein has translation MNDARRFLRATPSTFIKAMGALLVLFNLVLVVAAIWVLALSRRHYVERAESATQNLAQVLEGSVEDTIQRIDLTIQSIQDEAGHDSQGRLGNLVRLQFQRAEILASLQVADASGRILHAAPAPTDPSVADQGFFHQLQANPAPDLLISRPVRSPDGTWHLILARRLERTGGGFAGAVFALLPTEQLARTMSQVDVGRWGSVSLRGTDLSLLVRYPDFVGRQRLTGDTRVAGAYLEAVRSNRASVQFTETSVVDGLRRTYSLRKTDHPPFYILVGLAQREYLQAWRHQVAFAIAAVLGLAALTLALGWQARASWIRQMADQERLAAQEARYRLLAENATDVIWSMDPDGRLTYISPSILRQRGWTPEEFMALSPEDRALSRKGNEMFRERMEKARQLPPGSQPFEGDLLQATVKDKDGRELQIEAQWRLVWGEDGRLLGFQGVTRDITARKRLEVERERLIQSLTQALADVKQLSGMLPICSSCKKVRDDHGYWSQIETYLSEHTEATFTHGVCPDCAQRFREEIRARRDQGG, from the coding sequence ATGAACGACGCCCGCCGATTCCTGCGCGCCACGCCGTCTACCTTCATCAAGGCGATGGGGGCGCTGCTGGTCCTGTTCAACCTGGTGTTGGTGGTCGCCGCCATCTGGGTCCTGGCCCTCAGCCGCCGCCACTATGTGGAGCGGGCTGAATCGGCCACCCAGAATCTGGCCCAGGTGCTGGAAGGCAGCGTGGAGGACACGATCCAGAGGATCGATCTGACCATCCAGTCGATCCAGGATGAAGCCGGCCACGACTCCCAGGGCCGCCTCGGCAACCTCGTCCGGCTGCAGTTCCAGCGGGCCGAGATCCTGGCCTCCCTCCAGGTCGCCGATGCCTCGGGAAGAATCCTCCACGCCGCCCCGGCCCCCACCGACCCGAGCGTGGCCGATCAGGGTTTCTTCCACCAGCTGCAAGCCAACCCTGCGCCGGATCTGCTCATCTCCAGGCCCGTCCGGAGCCCGGACGGAACCTGGCATCTCATCCTGGCCCGCAGGCTGGAACGCACCGGAGGCGGGTTCGCCGGCGCGGTCTTCGCCCTCCTTCCCACCGAACAGCTGGCCCGGACCATGTCCCAGGTGGACGTGGGCCGCTGGGGCTCCGTGTCCCTGCGGGGCACGGACCTGAGCCTGCTCGTCCGCTACCCCGACTTCGTGGGCCGCCAGCGGCTGACCGGCGACACCCGCGTCGCCGGCGCCTACCTGGAGGCGGTCCGGTCCAACCGCGCCTCAGTGCAGTTCACGGAGACTTCGGTCGTCGACGGTCTCCGGCGCACCTACAGCCTGCGGAAGACCGATCACCCCCCGTTCTACATCCTGGTGGGCCTGGCCCAGCGGGAGTACCTCCAGGCCTGGCGCCATCAGGTCGCCTTCGCCATCGCGGCGGTGCTGGGGCTCGCCGCGCTGACCCTGGCCCTGGGCTGGCAGGCCCGGGCCTCGTGGATCCGCCAGATGGCGGATCAGGAGCGCCTGGCCGCCCAGGAGGCGAGGTACCGCCTGCTGGCGGAGAACGCCACGGACGTCATCTGGTCCATGGATCCCGATGGCCGGCTCACCTACATCAGCCCCTCCATCCTCCGCCAGCGCGGCTGGACCCCCGAGGAGTTCATGGCCTTGAGCCCGGAGGATCGGGCCCTCTCCAGGAAGGGCAATGAAATGTTCCGGGAGCGCATGGAGAAGGCCCGCCAGCTCCCTCCCGGCTCCCAGCCCTTCGAGGGCGACCTGCTCCAGGCCACCGTGAAGGACAAGGATGGCCGGGAGCTCCAGATTGAGGCCCAGTGGCGGCTGGTGTGGGGCGAGGATGGCCGCCTACTCGGCTTCCAGGGGGTCACCCGGGACATCACCGCGCGCAAGCGGCTGGAAGTGGAGCGGGAGCGGCTGATCCAGAGCCTGACCCAGGCCCTGGCCGATGTGAAGCAGCTCAGCGGCATGCTCCCCATCTGCAGCAGCTGCAAGAAGGTGCGCGACGACCACGGCTACTGGAGCCAGATCGAGACCTACCTGTCCGAGCACACGGAGGCCACCTTCACCCACGGTGTCTGCCCCGACTGCGCCCAGAGGTTCCGGGAGGAAATAAGGGCCCGGCGGGACCAGGGCGGCTGA